AGCGCCAGCGTCACCATGAACAGGACGAAGCCGAGCGCGAAGGCGCTGAGCGTGGCGGGATGGTCGAAGCTGGCCTCGCCGGTCAGCAGGGCGACGATCTGGACCGTGACGGTGGTCATCGCTTCCAGCGGATTGCCGGTCAGGTTGGCGGCGGTGGACGCAGCCATCACCACGATCATCGTCTCCCCGATGGCGCGGCTCACCGCCAGCATCACGCCCGCGACGATGCCCGGAAGGGCGGCGGGGATGAGAACGCGCTTGATGGTTTCGGACTTGGTCGCGCCCATCGCCAGACTGCCGTCGCGCATCGCGCCGGGAACCGCGGCGATGCTGTCGTCCGCCATGGAGGAAACGAACGGGATGATCATCACACCCATCACGAGCCCCGCCGCGAGCGCACTCTCGCTCGAAGCATTCGCGATGCCGACCGCCTGCGCCCCGTCGCGAATGAGCGGGGCGACCGTCAGCGCGGCGAAATAGCCGTAGACCACCGTGGGCACGCCCGCGAGTATTTCGAGCGCGGGTTTGAGCCATCTGCGCCAAGTGGAGCTGGCATATTGGGTCAAATATATCGCGCTCATCAGGCCGAGCGGAATGGCGACTATCATCGCTATTATCGCGCCTATGAAGATTGTGCCCCAAAATAGCGGGATCGCGCCGAAACGGTCGGGCTGGGTGGCGGAAATCGAGGCCATCGGGTCGGGTGCCCATTGGGTTCCGAACAGGAAATCGATCGGGGAAACCATCCCGAAGAAACGCACCGTTTCAAACACCAGGCTGACGAGAATGCCGAAGGTCGTGAGGATCGCCACCAGCGAGGCGAGCAGCAAGACCAGCATCACGGTCCGTTCCACCCGAACGCGCGCCTGGAAGCGCGGGTTGAGCCGGGTCCACGCCCACAGCCCGCATATCACTGCGATCGCGAGCGCGAGGAGGACGCCGGCCGTGCCGTAGAACTGAATCGCTTCCCGAAACGGTTGAACCAGCGCCTGCGCATCGGGGTTGAACACCGCCCGCGAATTGCCGGTAGCCACCGCATACGCTTCCGCCAGCATGGTGTCGCGCTGGAAACCGAAGGCGGGCAGGGCCGACGCCGCCGGCGATGCCAGGACCGAGCGGTTTATCAGCATCGGGGAAACGATCCCCCAGACCAGGGCGAATACGGCCAGAGGCAGGGCGATCCACAGGGCGACGAACCAGGCGTGATAGGTCGGGCGCGCCACGATCCGCTTGGTCTGCGATTCGGCGAGGAAACGCTTCGCCTTGGCCCGGGCGGAAAGCCAGCCGATCAGCGCCAGGCCGACGACGAGCATGAAGAGAAAAGCTGGCGACATGAAGGTCAGCAGAACCCTGCGGCTGGAGAACAAGAATGGCGAAACGGGTGGGCGGCAGAGAAAGGCGGCTGTTGACCGCCAGCGGAGAATCGTCCGCCTATAGACCGTTCTGTGTTCGAGCAATGTGACAGCATTATTACCCGTGGACCCCCACGTCCTCCTCCGGCGGAAGCCCCCCGGTTGCGCCCGCCTGTTCCGGGAGCGATTGCGACGGATCGGTTTCGACCATCGGAAGGCGCGCCGAGACGCGCGTCCCCTGGCCGGGCGTGCTTTCGATATCCAGTCGTCCCTGATGACGCTCGACGATATGCTTCACGATCGCCAGTCCCAGCCCGGTTCCACCCGCGGCGCGGCTTCGCCCGGGATCGGTGCGATAGAACCGACGCGTCAACAGGGGGATATGTTCGGCCGGGATCCCGTCGCCGGTATCGGCCACGGACAATTGCGCGTTTCCGACACCGTACCGGGTCAGTTCGACGGTGACCGGGCCATCGGCGGCACCGTATTTCAGCGCATTGTCGACGAGGTTGCGAACGAGTTGTTCGAGCTGCTGCGCATCGCCGCGCACGACGATGTCAGGCTTGCAATGCATGGTCAGCCGGTTCCGGCGTTCATGGCCTGCACCTTCGACCGCAGCGCGGCGTACCAAGGCACCGAGATCCACATTGGTCTCAGGAAGGTCGTGCTTTTCCGCTTCGACCCGAGATAGCGACATCAGGTCGCTCACCAGGTTCTGCATGCGCTGCGCTTCGCGGTGGATGATTTCCAGGAACCGGGTCGACGTCTTGCTGTCGATCGACCCCGGCGCCTCCTGCAACGTTTCGATATAGCCGAGGATGGAGGCAAGGGGGGTGCGCAGTTCGTGGCTGGCATTGGCGACGAAATCGGTATGCGCGCGGCTCACATCCGCCTCGGCCGTGCGATTGGTCAGTTCGACCACGTTGAAGCCGAGGTCGCTCTGCACCTGACTGATGCGCCATATGTCCTGGCGCCGGACGAGGCCGGTCACGACCGTTTCTCCGTTACGTCCCGAGTCGAGCAATTCCACGGCATTGGGGTGGCGCAACGCGACCCGGACGTCTTGACCGATGACGTGCGCACCCAGGGTCGTGCGGGTGGCATTGTTGGCATTGACCACCCGGTTTCCGACCGTGAGCATCAGGGGTGTCGCGGAATGTTCGATGATTTGAGCGAACGTGGCGCGCATGGCTTCGGCGGTCGGGGCGGTCGATTGGGTGCGGGTTTCCGGGCTCGGCAGGATGAAGAGAGAACAGCCCCACACGAGCAGCAGACCCAGGGAAAGCTCCCACGACAATCCCGCCGCGAACGGCGCGGCAGAGCCGATCAGCGCCAGCAGCAGACCGGCAACGGGGATGCGGTGTTCCGAATCCATCGCAGCGCCACTAGCGACTTTCCGTCTGGGCCACCAGCCGCGGTATCGCAGCCATTCCGGAGAGGCGAGGATAGAGAGAGATGGTGACCCCTACGGGAATCGAACCCGTGTTTCAGCCGTGAGAGGGCCGCGTCCTAACCGCTAGACGAAGGGGCCATGCGCGGGGGCTCGCGCCCCAAGGCATCGCGCTTTCGAATGGTGACCCCTACGGGAATCGAACCCGTGTTTCAGCCGTGAAAGGGCCGCGTCCTAACCGCTAGACGAAGGGGCCGGAGATACGCCATCCGGAAGCGAGCCGCGCGTTTAGAAGTGCGAATCGAACGGGTCAAGCCCCAGCGTGGAAACCCTCAGCGATCCGCCCAGGCAGCGTCTTCGAGGTGAAGTTCGGCCTGCGGACGAGCCCCCCAATCGTCGATCTTGGCCCGGCCCAGCAGCCACAGGCGGCGGCCGCGTTCCGCGTGGAGCAGCTGCTGGCCCCAATCCTGGCTCGCTGCGCGGAACGCGATCGCCTTGAGCGATTGCCCGTCCCCGCCCGACACGATCAGGCGCAGGTGGTCGTGCCCGACGATGTCCGCCTTCACGAGCGATACCGGACCGATCGCGACTCGGGGGCCGGCCAGCCCATGCCGAAAGGACCGGCCCGGTCGAGCGTCTCGATCAGGCTCGGCTGCAACCCGCCGGGCGCAAGCGCCAGATCGATCGCAGCCTCCTGCCCCGCGATGGCACGGCCGACGGACGCCGCGAGTCGTTCGTCGAGCCAGGAGGCGAACTCTTCCACGCGGTCGGCGGCAATGGTGAGGCCCGCGGCCATCGCGTGGCCGCCACCGGCCACCAGCAACCCGGCCTCGCGAGCCGCGATGATCGCGGCCCCCAGGTCCACTCCGGCGATGGATCGTCCCGACCCCTTGCCTTCGCCCGTTTCCGTGTCGGTCGCGATGACGAGCGCGGGTTTCCCGGTCTTCTCCTTGATCCGCCCGGCGACGATGCCGATCACCCCGGGGTGCCAGCCGGCCCCGAAAACAACCTGGACCGCGCGGTTGTGCTGCGCGGCGAGCTGT
Above is a genomic segment from Erythrobacter sp. 3-20A1M containing:
- the pstC gene encoding phosphate ABC transporter permease subunit PstC; the encoded protein is MSPAFLFMLVVGLALIGWLSARAKAKRFLAESQTKRIVARPTYHAWFVALWIALPLAVFALVWGIVSPMLINRSVLASPAASALPAFGFQRDTMLAEAYAVATGNSRAVFNPDAQALVQPFREAIQFYGTAGVLLALAIAVICGLWAWTRLNPRFQARVRVERTVMLVLLLASLVAILTTFGILVSLVFETVRFFGMVSPIDFLFGTQWAPDPMASISATQPDRFGAIPLFWGTIFIGAIIAMIVAIPLGLMSAIYLTQYASSTWRRWLKPALEILAGVPTVVYGYFAALTVAPLIRDGAQAVGIANASSESALAAGLVMGVMIIPFVSSMADDSIAAVPGAMRDGSLAMGATKSETIKRVLIPAALPGIVAGVMLAVSRAIGETMIVVMAASTAANLTGNPLEAMTTVTVQIVALLTGEASFDHPATLSAFALGFVLFMVTLALNFIALRVVKRFREAYE
- a CDS encoding ATP-binding protein; translation: MDSEHRIPVAGLLLALIGSAAPFAAGLSWELSLGLLLVWGCSLFILPSPETRTQSTAPTAEAMRATFAQIIEHSATPLMLTVGNRVVNANNATRTTLGAHVIGQDVRVALRHPNAVELLDSGRNGETVVTGLVRRQDIWRISQVQSDLGFNVVELTNRTAEADVSRAHTDFVANASHELRTPLASILGYIETLQEAPGSIDSKTSTRFLEIIHREAQRMQNLVSDLMSLSRVEAEKHDLPETNVDLGALVRRAAVEGAGHERRNRLTMHCKPDIVVRGDAQQLEQLVRNLVDNALKYGAADGPVTVELTRYGVGNAQLSVADTGDGIPAEHIPLLTRRFYRTDPGRSRAAGGTGLGLAIVKHIVERHQGRLDIESTPGQGTRVSARLPMVETDPSQSLPEQAGATGGLPPEEDVGVHG